The DNA segment TCACCGAAGGCGCTGAACAAGAGGGGATCAGGGTTCGGTTCCAGGGGGCGCTCGGTACGGCACAAATCCACATGCAGATCGATATCGGCTTCGGAGACGTGGTGTATCCCGGGCCGGAAGTTGCTCAGCTCCCGGCGATGTTGGATTTCCCGGCGCCGCGGATGCTCGGCTACAGCCGCGAGAGCACTATCGCCGAGAAGCTCGAAGCCATGGTCAAACTAGGCATGTTGAACAGCCGAATGAAAGACTTCTATGATATCTGGCTGCTGTCCCGGCAGTATGAATTCGACGGCCCCGAGCTGACCGAGGCCGTCAGGCTCACTTTCGACCGGCGGGGCACTGCGCTGCCCCAAGCGGTCGAGGCGTTCACCAGTTCCTTCGCCGACACCAAACAGGTCCAGTGGTCGGCATTCCGCGACCGGCTCCAACTGGAGCATGAGCCTACCTCACTGGCCGAAATCACCGGAGCAGCCGACGAGTTCT comes from the Gemmatimonadota bacterium genome and includes:
- a CDS encoding nucleotidyl transferase AbiEii/AbiGii toxin family protein, with translation MTAARHVASSVRQRLLNQARRGRRPFAELLQYFAMERFLYRLSQSEHNERFILKGALMLQVWCSPEIRPTMDIDLLGSTNNEEDAIIAQIREILNEDVQTDGLLFDPTYIRTERITEGAEQEGIRVRFQGALGTAQIHMQIDIGFGDVVYPGPEVAQLPAMLDFPAPRMLGYSRESTIAEKLEAMVKLGMLNSRMKDFYDIWLLSRQYEFDGPELTEAVRLTFDRRGTALPQAVEAFTSSFADTKQVQWSAFRDRLQLEHEPTSLAEITGAADEFLSPVVEALVSAEPGPKHWAASGPWT